A single genomic interval of Deltaproteobacteria bacterium harbors:
- a CDS encoding HAMP domain-containing histidine kinase → MAAALGLGYYSYRSANRLAERSAESVQSSNRVLGLKLVDRIEKVILDTDRTFFKLVSLDDPREFMELWRRIVRISPAVQSVIVLDDQREVVHFVAKLAPAERRGFHELFARRIVPDLELGKLAPDEHKHLHTSYGAKSYLLSYIRRRSAGRDYYIALNYHIPYIIHEIFREEFKELEETRAIAVMDEGGGVLYGWPVFSDSKLVFEAQFPTTLYRWRLQISPRDIASFRRQARARKLSDLVLVATSLSVILVGMAVLIVAARKERRANQLKSEFISNVSHELKTPLSLIRMFGELLSLRGASDPKASKEYAEIITRESDRLTALIDNVLDFARIERGKAAYQFSHGRLEPVVEQVVELCRYRAEQGGVRIATRVAPDLPELLFDASALTLLLLNLLENALKYGAVRGGEILVSVERQERRVLLRVADQGPGIAKEEQRRIFERFYRGQDARGSSARGSGIGLSLVKHIVEAHHGRVRVESELGKGASFEVSLPIAEPEPIPKRGGAR, encoded by the coding sequence TTGGCGGCCGCGCTGGGCCTCGGTTACTACAGCTACCGGTCCGCCAACCGCCTGGCCGAGCGCAGCGCCGAGTCGGTGCAGAGCTCGAATCGGGTCCTCGGGCTCAAGCTCGTGGACCGCATCGAGAAGGTGATCCTGGACACGGACCGGACGTTCTTCAAGCTCGTGAGTCTAGACGATCCACGTGAATTCATGGAGTTATGGCGCAGAATCGTGCGCATCTCGCCCGCAGTGCAGAGCGTCATCGTGCTCGACGACCAGCGGGAGGTGGTGCACTTCGTGGCCAAGCTGGCTCCGGCCGAGCGGCGCGGTTTCCACGAGCTCTTCGCCCGACGGATCGTCCCCGACCTGGAGCTCGGCAAGCTCGCCCCCGACGAGCACAAGCATCTGCACACGAGCTATGGTGCGAAGAGCTACCTGCTCTCGTACATCCGCCGGCGCAGCGCCGGGCGCGACTACTACATCGCGCTCAACTATCACATCCCTTACATCATCCACGAGATCTTCCGGGAGGAGTTCAAGGAGCTGGAGGAGACGCGGGCCATCGCCGTGATGGACGAAGGAGGGGGCGTGCTCTACGGCTGGCCCGTCTTTTCGGACAGCAAGCTGGTCTTCGAAGCCCAGTTCCCGACGACCCTGTATCGCTGGCGACTGCAGATTTCTCCGAGGGATATAGCCTCCTTCCGTCGGCAGGCCCGCGCCCGGAAGCTCTCTGATCTGGTGCTCGTGGCGACCTCGCTCAGCGTCATTCTGGTGGGCATGGCGGTGCTCATCGTGGCGGCCCGCAAGGAGCGCCGCGCGAATCAACTCAAGAGCGAGTTCATCTCGAACGTGAGCCACGAGCTGAAGACACCGCTCTCGCTCATCCGGATGTTCGGCGAGCTCCTCTCCCTTCGCGGCGCCTCGGACCCCAAGGCCAGTAAGGAGTACGCCGAGATCATCACCCGCGAGAGCGACCGCCTGACCGCCCTCATCGACAACGTGCTCGACTTCGCACGTATCGAGCGGGGTAAGGCTGCGTACCAGTTCAGCCACGGCCGCCTCGAGCCCGTGGTGGAGCAGGTGGTCGAGCTCTGCCGGTACCGCGCCGAGCAGGGGGGCGTGCGGATTGCCACCCGCGTCGCGCCCGACCTGCCGGAGCTCCTCTTCGACGCGAGCGCGCTGACGCTGCTGCTCCTGAACCTCCTCGAGAACGCCCTCAAGTACGGTGCGGTCCGGGGAGGGGAGATCCTCGTGTCGGTCGAGCGGCAAGAGCGTCGCGTGCTCCTTCGGGTCGCCGACCAGGGGCCGGGGATCGCGAAGGAGGAGCAACGCAGGATCTTCGAACGCTTCTATCGTGGGCAGGATGCCCGCGGCAGCTCGGCCCGTGGATCGGGAATCGGCCTCAGCCTGGTGAAGCACATCGTGGAGGCGCACCATGGGCGCGTGCGGGTGGAGAGCGAGCTAGGCAAGGGAGCCAGTTTCGAGGTAAGCCTCCCCATCGCCGAGCCCGAGCCGATCCCCAAGCGGGGGGGAGCGCGATGA
- a CDS encoding response regulator transcription factor, producing MSGAKSKKVLVIEDEPDMVRGLRDAMQFEGFVVLSACTGIEGIALAKQERPDLVILDLMLPDLNGYRACEEIRRGNQQVPIIILSARGQEADKIRGLEAGADDYVTKPFSVGELLARISAIYRRLERRSGGEDAIQIGAAQVDLKKHALSCNRKTHALSFYEVELLKLLYERANEPVSRDEILEKIWGSQAAPTNRTVDNFIVKLRRKIEDDSKNPRHILTVYGYGYKLVP from the coding sequence ATGAGCGGAGCCAAGTCGAAAAAGGTCCTCGTGATCGAGGACGAGCCGGACATGGTGCGCGGCCTGCGGGACGCGATGCAGTTCGAGGGGTTCGTCGTGTTGTCGGCCTGCACGGGCATAGAGGGGATCGCGCTCGCCAAGCAGGAGCGGCCCGATCTCGTGATCCTGGACCTCATGCTCCCCGACCTCAACGGCTACCGGGCCTGCGAGGAGATTCGCCGCGGCAACCAGCAGGTGCCCATCATCATCCTGTCTGCGCGCGGGCAGGAGGCGGACAAGATCCGAGGGCTCGAGGCCGGGGCCGACGACTACGTCACGAAGCCCTTCAGCGTCGGCGAGCTGCTGGCACGCATCAGCGCCATCTATCGGCGGCTCGAGCGGCGATCGGGGGGCGAGGACGCGATCCAGATCGGGGCGGCCCAAGTGGACCTGAAGAAGCACGCCCTGTCCTGCAACCGAAAGACCCACGCGCTCTCGTTCTATGAGGTGGAGCTGCTGAAGCTGCTCTACGAGCGGGCCAACGAGCCGGTCTCGCGCGACGAGATCCTGGAGAAGATCTGGGGGAGCCAGGCCGCGCCGACCAATCGCACGGTGGACAACTTCATCGTGAAACTACGCCGCAAGATCGAGGACGACAGCAAAAACCCTCGACACATTCTCACGGTCTACGGGTACGGCTACAAGCTCGTCCCCTAG
- a CDS encoding UPF0182 family protein, translated as MKKKLITLAIALLAVAIVLAGLATFWTEYEWFVQLGFGTVFSTTLMAKLGSAIGFGLLALAVLGVHVHFIRRLSKPRKSWTIPTAEGGEVDIKDVVKKVTTPLVVAAALVVAVIMGYWAARHWEDLLKLLHQTPFGKTEPILGRDIGFYLFVLPSLEFTQEWLVYLMGISTIFCAAVYVSRGAITVEGRVPLMSRGVRGHLLASLAVVVLVIAWGFRVEMYEILFSKRGVAYGATYTDVNANLISYRVLIAGCVAVALYLLARIGSKKEGKAAIKGPAIALGVVAGLYVLGVFVWPTVVQQLVVNPNELDKERPYLVHAIAGTRDAYDLNRIAVQEYPANENLTVADLKKNQLTMDNVKIWDHRPLKATYRQLQVIRLYYDFPNISVDRYSIGDRVWQVMLSARELVYEQLPVSSQTWVNRHLQYTHGYGVCLSPVTQAVGEGLPDLWIKDIPPETRFPELKIARPEIYYGLKTEDYSLVKTTTQEFDYPSGADNRYTTYQGSGGVGIGSFFRRLLFAIRFMDPNLVFTSHLTPESRILFNRQIQERINTVAPFLMLDQEPYMVVAEGRLFWIQDAYTISYRYPYSQPTSLGKRARINYIRNAVKVVVDAYNGSLAFYLWDDKDPMIQTYRKIFPSMFKSSAEMPKAIRAHVRYPQDLFAVQATMYESFHMTDPRVFYNQEDKWAISRELTEKTAGRREASKMDVGGTARHVTDTNRMAPYYMIMRLPEEKREEFLLMVPFTPTNKDNMVAWMSASCDGDQYGKLRVYTFPKKKMIFGPMQVEARIDQDDFISQWITLRNQQGSTVLRGDLLVIPIEDSILYVEPVYLQATQTQLPELKQVIVSFGKHLSMKGSLDAALKDVFGLKQGGAAITTGAPGSATPVAPVATSTTQPASGAPEGVSELARRALLHYRAGQKKLAQEDWAGYGAEQKQLKEALEALARGLEGKLKPGTPSEAAPKK; from the coding sequence ATGAAAAAGAAGCTCATCACCCTGGCCATCGCCCTGCTGGCGGTCGCCATCGTCCTGGCCGGACTCGCAACCTTCTGGACCGAGTACGAATGGTTCGTGCAGCTCGGCTTCGGCACGGTCTTCTCCACCACGCTCATGGCGAAGCTGGGTTCGGCGATCGGGTTCGGCCTGCTGGCGCTTGCTGTGCTGGGCGTGCACGTGCACTTCATTCGGCGCCTCAGCAAGCCACGCAAGAGCTGGACCATTCCGACCGCCGAAGGCGGCGAGGTGGATATCAAGGACGTGGTGAAGAAGGTCACCACCCCCCTCGTCGTGGCAGCGGCGCTGGTGGTCGCCGTGATCATGGGCTACTGGGCGGCGCGGCACTGGGAGGACCTGCTCAAGCTCCTGCACCAGACGCCGTTCGGCAAGACCGAGCCGATCCTGGGGCGGGACATCGGGTTCTACCTGTTCGTGCTGCCGTCCCTCGAGTTCACCCAGGAGTGGCTGGTTTACCTCATGGGGATCAGCACCATCTTCTGCGCTGCGGTCTACGTCAGTCGGGGCGCCATCACCGTGGAAGGGCGCGTGCCCCTCATGTCGCGCGGCGTGCGCGGGCACCTGCTCGCCTCCCTCGCCGTGGTGGTGCTCGTCATCGCCTGGGGCTTCCGCGTCGAGATGTACGAGATCCTCTTCTCCAAGCGTGGCGTGGCCTACGGCGCGACGTACACCGACGTCAACGCTAACCTGATCTCCTATCGGGTGCTCATCGCCGGCTGCGTCGCGGTGGCCCTCTACCTGCTGGCGCGAATCGGCTCCAAGAAGGAGGGCAAGGCGGCCATCAAGGGTCCGGCGATCGCGCTCGGGGTCGTGGCCGGTCTCTACGTCCTGGGCGTCTTCGTGTGGCCTACGGTGGTGCAGCAGCTCGTGGTCAACCCGAACGAGCTCGACAAGGAACGCCCCTACCTCGTGCACGCGATCGCCGGGACTCGCGACGCCTACGACCTGAACCGCATCGCCGTGCAGGAATATCCGGCCAACGAGAACCTCACCGTAGCCGACCTGAAGAAGAACCAGCTCACGATGGACAACGTGAAGATCTGGGACCATCGGCCGCTCAAGGCCACCTACCGGCAGCTTCAGGTCATTCGTCTCTACTACGACTTCCCGAACATCAGCGTCGACCGGTACAGCATCGGAGACCGCGTCTGGCAGGTCATGCTCTCCGCGAGGGAACTGGTCTACGAGCAGCTCCCCGTCTCGTCGCAGACCTGGGTCAACCGCCACCTCCAGTACACCCACGGCTACGGCGTCTGTCTGAGTCCGGTGACCCAGGCGGTGGGCGAAGGCCTCCCGGACCTCTGGATCAAGGACATCCCCCCCGAGACGCGCTTTCCGGAGCTGAAGATCGCGCGCCCCGAGATCTACTACGGCCTGAAGACCGAGGACTACTCGCTGGTCAAGACGACCACGCAGGAGTTCGACTACCCCTCGGGGGCCGACAACCGCTACACGACCTACCAGGGGAGCGGTGGCGTGGGGATCGGGAGCTTCTTTCGCCGGCTGCTCTTCGCCATTCGCTTCATGGATCCGAACCTGGTCTTCACCTCGCACCTCACCCCGGAGAGCCGCATCCTGTTCAACCGCCAGATCCAGGAGCGCATCAACACCGTCGCGCCCTTCCTGATGCTGGACCAGGAGCCGTACATGGTGGTCGCCGAGGGGCGCCTGTTCTGGATTCAGGACGCGTACACCATCAGCTACCGCTACCCCTACTCGCAGCCCACCTCCCTCGGCAAGCGCGCGCGCATCAACTACATCCGGAACGCGGTGAAGGTCGTGGTGGACGCGTACAACGGCTCGCTCGCCTTCTACCTGTGGGACGACAAGGATCCGATGATTCAAACCTATCGGAAGATCTTCCCCTCGATGTTCAAGTCGTCGGCCGAGATGCCGAAGGCGATCCGCGCCCACGTGCGATACCCGCAGGACCTCTTTGCTGTGCAGGCCACGATGTACGAGTCGTTCCACATGACCGACCCGCGGGTCTTCTACAACCAGGAAGACAAGTGGGCCATCTCGCGGGAGCTCACCGAGAAGACCGCGGGGCGCAGGGAAGCGTCGAAGATGGACGTGGGGGGCACGGCGCGCCACGTGACGGACACGAACCGCATGGCTCCCTACTACATGATCATGCGACTCCCCGAGGAGAAGCGGGAGGAGTTCCTCCTCATGGTGCCTTTCACGCCCACGAACAAGGACAACATGGTGGCGTGGATGTCTGCGAGCTGTGATGGGGACCAGTACGGCAAGCTCCGGGTCTACACCTTCCCCAAGAAGAAGATGATCTTCGGCCCGATGCAGGTGGAGGCCCGCATCGACCAGGACGACTTCATCTCGCAGTGGATCACCCTGCGCAACCAGCAGGGCTCCACCGTGCTGCGCGGGGACCTGCTCGTCATTCCGATCGAGGACTCCATCTTGTACGTGGAACCCGTCTACCTGCAGGCCACGCAGACCCAGCTCCCCGAGCTGAAGCAGGTCATCGTGTCCTTCGGGAAGCACCTTTCCATGAAGGGAAGCCTCGACGCCGCGCTGAAGGACGTCTTCGGCCTCAAGCAAGGCGGCGCGGCGATCACCACCGGGGCCCCCGGAAGCGCGACCCCTGTCGCTCCGGTCGCGACCTCCACCACGCAGCCGGCCTCCGGCGCACCCGAGGGGGTGAGCGAGCTGGCGCGCCGCGCGCTCCTGCACTACCGGGCCGGGCAGAAGAAGCTGGCGCAGGAGGACTGGGCCGGCTACGGCGCCGAGCAGAAGCAGCTCAAGGAGGCCCTCGAAGCGCTGGCCAGAGGACTCGAGGGGAAGCTCAAGCCCGGGACTCCGTCCGAGGCCGCGCCGAAGAAGTAG